AGCCTCCTCGAGCCATTTTCAAGCGTTTTTAATCGCAGCCCGTTGCAAAATTGTTTCCAAAGATCGTGTGGAGAAGCCATGTGCAGGAGCAACTATCACTTTTCCCTACCAACCTGccctcaaaacacattttcctaCTTCAAACGCCCTTTTGTATTGTCTGACAGTTTCCTAGAGCTAAACTAATGTTGAAAACAACCTAGCAAAATGCCTTAGATCTCGTCCGCTCTTGTATATTATTACGTGGCCGTGTGTATACAATTGTATCATAACTTGTACAAAAACCAAGCGGGTGCGACATCATCATCCACAAGgaagcgctttatgttcatgtATTataacaacagattttttttcccccaggaaCGCTTCTTTGCTTTTCCACagctggtgtgtgcgtgcgtgttttctCCTGCATTGTTCACAAGAATCACACTGTATCACCCCCCAGCCCTCCCCCTTCCCCAACCCTTGCACCCCAAGTGTGGCGTGCGCAAGTGAGTGTGAGAGTTTTATGCAAAGAGACATGAAAACACAAGAGACGTTCAAAACCACAGTTTATGCAAGTTGTCAACTAATATGGCTTCGCTCATGCTTGTTGCCTTGTAAATAAAGAATTCTGTTATTGAGAGTTTTCACACTGTTGCCTTTTATTGGTTCGTCCAGCAAAAGAGgtcatcaaacttttttttttttttttttttttttgttttgttttgttttgttttttttttgtttttttggggggggagggatgtttttatttaattatttaattctgATAGAATACCTCATTTTTTTCATCCCTCAATGCTTAAAATAAAGATAAGAGTTAAGGctgaacatttgactgttttactaCTATActttgtcaattattttttaaaatttacaatGGCAAGGAAAAAATGGCCATTTATTGCTTGTTTTGCAGGGTCAATTGCCATTGTCTTTGTATATGTAGAAATAAggcagggaaaaaaatcatttaattatttttggtcgtgtttttttaaaagaactaatATCAACCGACTAAATGgagaaaaatcagcaaaaatcggccgatttttttgtgggttttttttggggggggggggggggcgttgaaTGTCATTGACGTGAATGTccgattttgtaattattttgagCGGGGCAATTATGATCTAATAACCAATTAAATAGAGAGGGAGGAAAcgtcgtgttaaaaaaaaaaaaagcctatttgTGCTGATTGTAAGAGCTAATAACtgattaagcaaaaaaaaaaatgccattgtttttctttgtgtaatgcttttttttaatgcaaaaaaaaaaaaaattacttttttttatggggtAGTTTAAATGCCTTTATGTCTGAAGCAGTgtagcgtttaaaaaaaaaaaaaaaaaaggccaaaacattgCCGATTTTTGTCGAATCTAAAAGAGCAAATATCGGCCACATTACGTACACTATTGTAGGCAAAGTAATGATGCCacgagtgttttgtttttgtttgttttttctttccctttCATGACGACCCCAGAAGCTAACATTTGTGTTCCAGGTGAGTGGGGCTCTTTATTGAGATAACATCAAAATAATTGTTGAgtggttgaattttttttttttttgggggggggggtgttatatGTAAATGTATACAAGTTAACAGGGTGGGTTGTCCCCGGGAAAGAGAGAAAGGAAAGGAGCATTATAGAGATGCAGGAGCCAATAGGAAAGAGGGAGCATCCTCATCAGCGGATCAACGTGGATGCCCTCAGATGACCGCACACACTCAGTCTGGTCCACTTGGAGAAGATTATTGCTCCTACGTGGGCGTTGGGGGTCATGACAGCAAGCTTCACTTTGGAACTCCTCTAGATTGGCAACAAGGTAAGTTTCATGTCCTTAAAACATAccgtttaacaaaaaaaatgttttaatacatttgtttgtgttttaattCGGTTCTAACAATtgcagactttcaaaaaaatgttgcaacaacaaaaacatggctTCAATGAAAGTTAAGCTTTTTATAAGAGAAAAATTTCATGAATGTCGACCTCTGCTCCTAAATGAATGTCATGACCCTAATTTGTATCTCTTTGAAATTGGCAGAATACTTGCTAAAAATTTTGTATAGAGTGGGTAGAGAAAttatggatttaaaactttttttttaaattctaaaaataataataataataataatatgtgttgttttttattttcttacggCCAATGaatattttcattgtttcattaattaaacttgaaaaaaaacttgtaaaaaaacgcttggtaaaaatcacaataagttATAAACGATAGTAGAAGTGACAGGATATGGAAAATATGcgtatgtcattttatttttaaagcaaaatgcgGTTTAAATTGTTCTTATaatagctttttttcttttaaaattgaaaaattgtaaatattaaatatgaatcacaaagcgctttaatatagattggcaaaaaaaaattgaaatatgaGGTAAAGTTGATTAATTTTGAATGTAATGAACTAAAGCGCAAAAGTCCTCATGTGTTCCAACATGTCTCCTTCAAGGACATATTTTCATCCCTCATGCTGCTCACCGTGTCCAGCCTCCCTTCAGTGCCCAAGGACAGGAGCCTCCAGGCGGACATGCTCAAGACCAGTCCCGCCAGGGGCTTCTACCCCGCCCCTCTCCACCACCACCTCCATCACCCGTACATGGACCTCTTCCCCCGGGCTCACGGCCTCCTTCACCCGGTCAAATCCACCTCCGCGCTGGTACTCAACCCTTACCTCCAGCAGCATCAGCAGCACATGTTAACCGGCCCGGGACTGCCTTACCTCGGACACGTCGCGCCGGGACCCCCGCTGTGCTCGTCCAAGCCGGAGGAGCTGGCCGCGGTGGTGACCGAGCACGCCGCCGGTCCTCTCTCGCTTTCGGACTTGAGCAGTCCGGCCGGCGGGAACGCCAGAACTTCCGCCTCCACCTCGCCCGCCAAGCAGGTGCTCCGAAGCGGGCCGCGGTCACCGGAGAAAAGGGGCCGCTTCAATTTTAGTGAAGAAGACTTGTTTGCGGTCCTGTACGGATACGCGGCGGGCCCGGAGCGACGCGGCGGCGACGGCGGAGGCCACGCCATTTCCGGGGTGAACCTGCCGGACGAACCAggtagaattattatttttttaatgcgttcgtttttttgttcagaACAATTAATACATATGGTtggtaatacataaaaaaaaatagaggccTATCTACAATTCGGTTCAAGAAAACGTCTTCTAAAAGAGCAAAgtataaggtaaaaaaaaaatgggaaaaaagtaACGACTTGAGAAAAGGTAATGATCAAATTAGGTAAACAAAATGTCAACCTATACCAAAATGacctagtgttttttttaacgaaataaatttgaaaataaaaataatgctaaAGAGGCaaatgcagtttaaaaaaaagaaaccaacaaATAacgtaaaaaaatgacaacgtaACTAAGTAATTATCAAATAAGGTAAACAAAATTTCATTATcaacataatacaaaatatactcagatttttaaaaaaaaatctcaatttttaaaactaaaaaataaattaaaaaggaacaaatgtaattaaaaaaaaaaaaaaagcaagccaaaaaatagttttaaaaacaGCGGCGGAGTAAAAGCAATTATCAAATCAGGTAAACAAAATggagaacatattgtcaacccattaagtaacaaaataaactttaaaatatgacaaattaCTTTAAATATAAACAACACAATCTTAAAATCAACAAATCAGGTGAAGTCAgaattacaatattgtaatacaCTCACTAATCTgatagaaattaaaaaaaatatatatttataatttattactGTATATTTACTGCCATTTAATGGCCTTAGAAAAATAGGCTATATATGAAATGTGATCCATTTTTCTGTATGGATGAATTGATGCCAAATGTGGAATCAATTTCCTTCCAGACTGTCCCGTCCTCCCTTTGGACAAGGACGCTCTGGACCTTCCTGAGGGTgagccccgcccccccccatAAAAAGTTTTCCATGTTGCATGACTGAACATGAGCGACGATTCTCCTTGCAGGTCTGAGCATCGTGCAGGCGTGGTGGGGAAGCGTGTCCCACTGCGGCGTGTTTACCGACGCCAAAAGCAGCGTTCCCAAAGGCACGCGCTTCGGACCCTTCCTGGGGAAACTGGTCAACACCAGCGAGATGAAGACCTACGACGACAACACTCTCATGTGGGAggtatgatgaaaaaaaaaaaaaaaaaaaagtgaacaataCTCACATATTTTTGATCCTCTGCGAAGAACGGCAAAATCCTCCGTTGTCTCGCAGGTGTTTGAGAACGGCCGCCTAAGCCACTTCGTGGACGGCCGCGGCGGCTCGGGAAACTGGATGTCGCTGGTCAAGTGCGCCCGCTTCGCCGACGAGCAGAACCTGGCGGCGGTTCAGGTCAAGGGTCAGATCTTCTACGAAGCCTGCAAGGAGATCAGGGCCGAGCAGGAGCTCCTGGTGTGGTACGGGGACGGCTACGTGCAGTTCCTGGGCATCCCGCTCGCCCTCAGGGGTCCCGACGAGGACAACGACACCCTCACTCCCGCTGAAGGTGAGATGGGGACATTCTTGATCCTCTGCGAAGAGACGGctgatttttattcaattttttttcttccagataCCGGCGAGGGCTTCAAGTGCGACCGTTGCGGCAAGGTGTTCGCCTACAAGTACTACCGGGACAAGCACCTGAAGTACACGCGCTGCGTGGACCGGGGTGACCGCAAGTTCCCATGTCACCTGTGCAGCCGTTCTTTCGAGAAGAGGGACCGCCTGCGCATACACGTCCTCCACGTGCACGAGAAACACCGGCCGCACAAGGTAGGCTAGATTTCACTTCTGCCTCAATGTAGGCTACttcatatataaataaagatgacttgacttgatttgacttgaGAAGTGGACAGAAATGGTACAACCGTAATAACACTATGAAATGGATTAAGTACTCAAAGTTTTACAAAGAGTACAGTTAAACTTGTTAAGTATGTCTTTTTCATAATAAAATTAAGTAATTGCATGAAAAAGTTTTGTGTCTGTTGTATTCctgtatttataataaattagtaGCCTAGCacatgctaacatacaatgAAATGTCAATGGAAGACAGAatatattactttattttacttatttcttGTATTTTATTGTCATCACTCTACGACACTTTTAACAGTGATAAAATGATGTCATGTTATATTGCAGTGCACAGTGTGTGGGAAAAGTTTTTCTCAGTCGTCCAGCCTCAACAAACACATGCGAGTCCACTCGGGAGAGCGTCCTTACAAGTGTGTCTATTGCAACAAGGTGAGgaaatagaaagaaagaaagaaagagaaaattcagatcaaatgtacatCTAGAGTGGAAGACTTGAAGAAGCCGGTAAGTATTTTAATCCGCCATTTTTGTGGGGTATCGTCACTCGTCTAATGCTGctttcgaggatggtcggacttttccgagttcaaaccaggaagtgtgtacgggaacgcccccttgaactcggaaattccacttacgaagtcggaaggaaaaaaaaaggacccgacttcaccggcagactacaatgtgacgtcactctgaatagcaaaacacaatttactcgtgtataaaactagatagctttcttcattcataaatattcgccataacttaacgtaacgcaacgtaggtgacagtattgccgctatctccctgcatgaaattatacggtcaactacttaaactgtatggaatgcttatgaaataagattaaaactacaaatgaagcaaaattgcataaaggtaagttttctagaggctaaaatgagttttgaggaccaaaataaaatcactatccgccattttggtagTTTACGttcgcctcaaacgctttcaggtcggaacggGGAAAaatcaactcggatatttccgacttccgactatcctcgaatgcagcatacttCCTTGTTTTACTGCGCGAGGCGCATTCACCTCGAGGCTATTGTGTCCCTCCGCGGGCACACTTCGGCGACACACTTACATGCTAATTATCGCCAGATGTACTCCCTCCCTTTTGTCTCGCCACATTATACGTTGGATTTACGACCATGGAATGAgcagaagcctttttttttctttttcttcttctttcacatGGCGTCTTCCCATTCTTTTTTACACACTCGGGGACTGTTTTGTTAAACGTCatattcgtgttttttttttctctctcgctaACTAGACCGGGttccaaaatgaaataaaggATATTTGTGACGAGAAATTAACACATGGTTCAAGTTTCAttttaaactacattttattttttaacacgaGTCACGGcacaaataatagtaataataatcataatcatcatcatcatcttaggTGGAACTACTTTCCCTCTTGATAAAGAAGCTCAAGAATCCGAACGACAGTCATTGGAATTAAGCCTAACAAATAAATGGATAGTAAATTaacatgtatattttatttaacaatttgttttcaaaacatCCACAAAAGACATAAATGTGAGTTCTAAGTGAAACTTATGGGCCTctaacgatttaaaaaaaaaaagcttcttgtGATTTCTACTTGAAAATGGAATTAAAGCATATTcttttaatgcaaaaaatataattagtATATTTTACTTAGTGTTATCTTTTAGAGAGCCAGGGGAAAATACCAAAACAGTACAGTGGAATTACTTAATGGCctgattaaaaatgtgtattacaaaattaaaattgtaattcatGTGAAATTTCCTATTAAATGTGCAATacgatttctattttttttttaaatggatttcgttcaaataaaagaaaataaaattagaattttattaatttacagAAGAATTCAACACATAACtgtgatgtatttttatttatttatttattttaatttgaagaCATAAAGACATAAGAAAGGTCTGAAAAAGTGGACCTACTTTATTGCATGATTAAGAAATATTAAGGCCAAGCATTCAATTGAGGGTTTTTGGCATAgcaacaaaattaaattaaatatattaattaaactgaaaaaaaatgacaaaacgattctgtattgtatttaattcaTCAAGTTTTCATTTTAAGACAGTCACAGAAGACATCAATGACCGTTCTAAGTGGAACTACTTCATCAcctgttgaaaaatatttattacgAGACTCAACGATGGTTTCAGGAAACAGCAAGATGGAATTATTACATCATAATGGATTGGTCACTTTTTAACGACAATCACAAACGTCACAATTAGTTATAATTAATTGTCTGATTAAAAATATGTCACGGTTTTTTAACCGATTGTTTTTGGAACTATTTTATCGCGTCTGTTTAAAATGGACAAATTCtctgtttctatttatttattttttaatgattttcttttcttttctttcgatTTTCCCTTCGCCCTCCACTTCAGGCCTTCACGGCGTCCAGCATTTTGCGCACGCACATCCGCCAGCACTCCGGAGAGCGGCCTTTCAAGTGCAAGCACTGCGGCAAGGCCTTCGCCTCCCACGCGGCGCACGACAGCCACGTCCGGCGGACTCACGCTCGGGACAAGCCGTTCACCTGCGACTTGTGCGGGGCTTCTTTCCAGGAAGAGCCCGAACTCAAGTACCACGCCAAAAGTCATACAAGTAACCAATTAAAACGATTTGTAACACCAAACTATATTGTGTTGATATAATTTAAGTGagctacatttatttattaacgtgATTTGTTGTGTAATTTTTAACCGTTGcggctttttttctttgtgaaaTTGTAATAAATGCCTGCTGTAAAATGGAAGAATAATGTACAACAGacataaaaacattattataaatgctttttttgttttgttttgcgcattgaaataaatataaatatcgattatgaaatactttttaatattactttttttctttcttccttttaaGCCAGGCAAATCTTGGACAGCACAATTCTCACTCCAGGAAATGGACCAGCGGAGGAATCGAATTTGGACGATGCAAAAAGTCAAAGAAACGCCGAAATAAATTTCCAACCTTATGGAATAACCCTTTTAAATCCCGATTATCGTCCGTGGAACTAAAGCCAAACGAGTTATTATCCTATTTATACTACGTCAAGTTTCTTTTTGGTTTAACTGTTtcagaattattttatttctggcACACGAAAATTCTAATTATCAAGCAAACGTGTTGTCAACTGTTTATATTGATGTGCTCATTGTTGTGGATTGACAACCAAAGTTCGTCCTccatatcatcattattattctcATTGCTATGATTTGGTCTTTGTGGTAAACAAATCCATTTTGCTAATTTATAATGTCTGGTTGAAAAAGTGGCCtcacttatttataattttgacaaataatgaataaaaaaaatcaagcatgGAATGTGTCATCTGGTTCatggatttttttaacatatatttACAGGACAACATAAACaggtaaatataaaaaaaatgcatataaaaaataataaaactgatTTTCTATGCTGAAAACTAACTCAAAGATGcaactttttaaaatatcattttagTTATTGCTTTCCTACATACACAAGCTTTGCATATGTGCAACTGCCGCATGTTAAGAAGCAGGGTGTAAATGAAACAAGTCCCCGTGGAGCAAATGAATGACAATAGTGTGTTGTGCTGCGAGTTGCTCCGCCGCCACAAGCACAATCAAACAGCCTGACTGACATCTGCCCTCACACTCTGTCACCACATGCCTCCATCTGATAGACAAGAGAAGCTTGTGCTTTTCAGATGTGATTAAAAAAGAtggcaggaaaagcctactagaacagctgaactttaGTTAAGTGTAATCAGGGGCACTTATTAAAGTGGTGGTGAGTGTGCGCTTACTCCCGTTTAaagcatgagtttgaatgtgacttGGTCATTTTGAACACAGCCAGTtaggagggtgtgcacacttttgcaaccacaGCATGTCAGTTTATTTTTACTCCGACGCCGTAAAGATGATTTGATGATGATCACGTgagggtgtgcagactttttatgTCTATTGATACATTCATCGTACTAATAATGGACAACAGGCTTGTCGGGGTGAAAGGTCACCCTCAAATAAGACAACTAGGAGGTCCAAACAAGTACATGATTGGAGTGGACCCTCCCTCCCTGCCATGTATACAGCCCCCTGGGGCCCCCCACTATAGGATGGGATGagagacaaaagaaagaaagggagAGAGAATCAAACAGGGAGATCATCCACATGCTAGCCCCGCCCCTACTGGCCCCTTATTGGTCCATTTAGACATCAGTGATTACAACGTGTTATTGTAAACCAAGTGTgcttgttttgatttgaaaactttattgataTCACACACACTGGGGGTCAAACAGATCTCCATATTGCCATATGTGTCTCATCTAGGTGGGATTGActcccaagaagaagaagagggcaGATGGCCTCACCCTGCTCCACGGGGGGGCTGCGGTGGGGATCCACTCACCGTGCTCCCATGAGGCAACATCCCGGCCCCCCTCCGTCCCGACAGTCATCGTGATAAAACAAGTGAGTGTGCTAAAAAGATGATGCCAGTAAGGGGAGGGGTCCCATGTGCCGACACTCGCTTTGTCATTCGGCTTGTTCCGCACTCTTCCACGCAGGCTTCCTCtcaaaattattttgtattgCACGACATGAGACAGAAACgggcacaatattttgtttatggTGTTCCCGCCCTGGCCACTAGGGGCAGTATAATGCCGTCAATACAGACAAACGAATAAGAGTGAATTTTGACTAGCGATGCTATTTGCTAAacagtgttagcattaagctaggtagctattttttttatatactgcaacagtttgttttattaaggctaaaaaaaaatgcaaatatttatttagtagTATCCAGCGTGTTTGAGTGGCATGTGTTGGTCCCCGAGGGAAGGCTTTGCAGCATATGGACACTCCCACCGCACAGCACACGCACGTTTTGCATGTCTCTGCTTCTCTTAGGGCGGCTAATCCATCCTAAACTAAGTCCACTAACACACACGCGCTCACGGACGCACCCCCGAGCGCACACATCtgccctttatttatttatttttaataaaaaaaaaataaaaaaaagtttgctacAGCTTTAGAAAAATCCAATATTTAATTCAATTGTTAAAAACTATCATGCTAAATGAATTTGTACTGTACACAGAATAATTTGCAtcagttttaaatgtattttttaaaatttgaatatCTTTTTCAAAACTGAGTGACAAACCTAATTCATACTGTAAGGAATAATTTCCATTAATTAACAttaaatctacatttttttttaaatttgtgtaaacattttaaaactaaataatgtaaatgtattataataagaacattttaatatattttttaaatgatcaactaccaaaataatttgcactTTATATAGGCAAGCCATATAATATGTCTATGCatttatattttgaaatttaatagttaaaaaaaaaaaacattatgaatTGAATTGGTTCTGCACACAGAATCATTGTAATTCATTATCATTAtattgtcaattattttttttaaattgaatgagaaaaaaaatgatcaatGCACACAGACAAGCTACAGAATAATTATTAATCGTAAATATAAATAGTATACatacatgttttttaaaaagtattcctAAAATTTAAGTTCGAAACAAATTTGCACGACACAAAGACAAggtacagaatactttttatcaattgtaatttttttttttttatactcatctaaaatattttaatcattATGAATGATTGGTTTTCTTCCCTTTGATTGGCTGTGAGGAATCAAATTTATTGTCCTTttagaaacataaaa
This genomic window from Festucalex cinctus isolate MCC-2025b chromosome 20, RoL_Fcin_1.0, whole genome shotgun sequence contains:
- the prdm14 gene encoding PR domain zinc finger protein 14 gives rise to the protein MLLTVSSLPSVPKDRSLQADMLKTSPARGFYPAPLHHHLHHPYMDLFPRAHGLLHPVKSTSALVLNPYLQQHQQHMLTGPGLPYLGHVAPGPPLCSSKPEELAAVVTEHAAGPLSLSDLSSPAGGNARTSASTSPAKQVLRSGPRSPEKRGRFNFSEEDLFAVLYGYAAGPERRGGDGGGHAISGVNLPDEPDCPVLPLDKDALDLPEGLSIVQAWWGSVSHCGVFTDAKSSVPKGTRFGPFLGKLVNTSEMKTYDDNTLMWEVFENGRLSHFVDGRGGSGNWMSLVKCARFADEQNLAAVQVKGQIFYEACKEIRAEQELLVWYGDGYVQFLGIPLALRGPDEDNDTLTPAEDTGEGFKCDRCGKVFAYKYYRDKHLKYTRCVDRGDRKFPCHLCSRSFEKRDRLRIHVLHVHEKHRPHKCTVCGKSFSQSSSLNKHMRVHSGERPYKCVYCNKAFTASSILRTHIRQHSGERPFKCKHCGKAFASHAAHDSHVRRTHARDKPFTCDLCGASFQEEPELKYHAKSHTTRQILDSTILTPGNGPAEESNLDDAKSQRNAEINFQPYGITLLNPDYRPWN